Proteins encoded together in one Ciona intestinalis chromosome 3, KH, whole genome shotgun sequence window:
- the LOC100183527 gene encoding uncharacterized protein LOC100183527 translates to MTTGKTLWACVFIWCIMDFQADGFLNIVYDYDVSGVYGHPVEMTCKVETEINKVVKEVKWYKVLNDGKVSVVYYYEPPKWDTPGLRYLDRVKLANDETSLVISSLDRNDESDYRCDVTVMVNETTPSEIPQEMSVTMHLTVFVPPSGIKLTTLTSGNNLTLTCRSTRSKPSADITWIITTPEASWEIQSSKTVSEGPDTIGYLYQTITPKDKGTTFTCVVNHPETSTTLKKNVSLVEPSLQNQVPVYFDWLGAEVPYTTYATTQNTTDSVSQKKGGLVEMVISPAQTVEINTTVIAMATAEGAFPSPTFTWWGEDLETSNEPRLITHLEKSQVFFCLIENPVGRVVMSVKFTAVPEGDPAIIGDNDQFVGDDEDETVLASGAVVAAIAFGGLLILFLLSFVIYYFGCKRPTDRQLARRSVQEDGDFDSYVEKQKPLYGVSPSEETNQIKSLSNDHVNEIGPTHEKDVLLTTGRVYDSPPSTKKNFYVDSTSTSTSGFSDDGNGKHLNDGRSSSHGSHKERAITKHLNDFDENASFCDEYGSRFGLDDNNISVPNVVEVEARESPFDASMKYQVTDDSSETSSIVSGDTVEENRYAIAHHPDESWERIDPMKEVQTPV, encoded by the exons ATGACGACAGGGAAGACACTCTGGGCCTGTGTATTTATATGGTGCATAATGG ATTTCCAAGCTGACGGTTTTCTAAACATTGTTTACGATTACGACGTATCTGGAGTCTATGGTCACCCTGTAGAAATGACTTGCAAAGTCGAAACAGAAATTAACAAAGTTGTAAAGGAAGTAAAATG GTACAAAGTGTTAAACGATGGAAAAGTATCGGTAGTCTACTATTACGAACCGCCGAAATGGGACACGCCTGGCCTCAGATATTTG GATCGTGTAAAACTGGCCAACGACGAAACGTCACTTGTAATATCTTCACTGGACCGAAACGACGAGTCGGATTatcgttgtgacgtcacagtgatGGTGAATGAAACTACGCCGTCGGAAATTCCACAAGAAATGAGCGTTACTATGCATCTAACAGTATTCG TTCCACCGAGCGGAATAAAGTTGACGACTCTCACTTCGGGCAACAACTTGACTTTGACTTGTCGGTCAACAAGGTCCAAGCCCTCTGCTGACATCACGTGGATAATTACTACTCCGGAAGCTTCGTGGGAAATTCAGTCTTCCAAG ACGGTAAGCGAAGGACCAGACACGATAGGTTATTTGTATCAAACAATAACTCCAAAAGACAAAGGCACAACGTTCACGTGTGTGGTCAACCACCCAGAAACAAGTACAACACTTAAAAAGAACGTATCATTAG ttgaACCAAGCTTACAGAACCAAGTGCCCGTTTACTTTGACTGGCTGGGTGCAGAAGTTCCAT ACACAACGTATGCAACCACCCAAAATACTACAGATTCAGTGTCTCAGAAAAAGGGTGGTCTTGTGGAAATGGTGATCAGTCCAGCTCAGACTGTCGAAATTAACACTACGGTTATAGCAATGGCAACCGCCGAAGGAGCCTTTCCATCACCCAC atTCACTTGGTGGGGTGAAGACTTAGAAACGTCCAACGAGCCAAGGCTTATAACTCACCTTGAAAAATCACAAGTTTTCTTTTGTTTGATCGAAAATCCAGTGGGACGAGTCGTAATGTCAGTTAAATTTACAGCAGTACCTGAAG GTGATCCTGCTATAATTGGAGATAATGATCAGTTTGTAG GAGATGATGAAGATGAGACGGTCCTTGCAAGTGGGGCAGTGGTCGCTGCTATTGCATTCGGTGGATTGCTTATTCTATTCCTGCTTTCTTTCGTTATCTACTATTTTGGATGCAAAAGACCAACAGATCGACAGTTAGCGAGACGGAGTGTTC AGGAAGACGGAGACTTTGACTCCTACGTTGAAAAACA AAAACCTTTGTACGGTGTGAGCCCATCTGAAGAAACCAATCAAATAAAAAGC TTATCCAATGACCATGTGAATGAAATTGGTCCGACACACGAAAAGGATGTTTTGCTGACTACCGGCCGCGTGTATGACTCTCCACCCTCAACTAAAAAGAACTTCTACGTTGACTCGACGTCCACGTCCACATCTGGCTTTAGCGACGACGGAAACGGCAAACATTTAAACGACGGTCGCTCTAGCTCACATGGATCTCATAAAGAGCGCGCAATTACTAAGCACTTAAACGATTTCGATGAAAACGCCTCTTTTTGTGACGAATACGGATCCCGGTTTGGCCTCGACGATAATAACATCTCGGTGCCGAACGTGGTCGAGGTTGAAGCCCGCGAAAGCCCGTTTGATGCCTCGATGAAATACCAAGTCACTGACGATTCCAGTGAGACTTCCAGCATTGTGAGTGGGGATACAGTTGAGGAAAACCGCTACGCTATTGCCCACCATCCAGACGAGAGCTGGGAGCGAATAGATCCAATGAAAGAGGTTCAGACTCCGGTCTAA
- the LOC100182005 gene encoding neurogenic locus notch homolog protein 1-like, whose product MRSYLRFIYFVFCLVSFWKCGASQSCPALTIPNGSITPAGPYAAGTTARVDCNRGFVRNGSAIMTCPANGQWTTITNCQVPFGCPAPNITNGALVPALASYDAFARVTFTCNTGFTLVGSNAALCANGQWSSQPPQCRRVLECPALTIPNGSITPAGPYAAGTTATVDCNRGFVRNGSAIMTCPTDGKWKTITNCQVPFGCPAPSITNGALVPALASYDAFARVTFTCNSGFTLVGNSVAVCANGQWSSQSPECRSETPGCPPLPALANGQTTPSTPSTSVGSTVSFSCSPGYLLNGTRHLSCMANNMWSAAPPTCEKFCIMPPPVTNGQVILKNITHSPVGSVAVYICGNGFVLSSPSALTCLPSGRWSPSSTQTRCQPDPQCASSPCLNGGTCRNVTLNTGLGNFKCSCTSGRVGTKCQASASSAQTHQIVLPGNYKPEYANTSSNEFQLTSNTIKLVLTLFFTTQGLDVDIVVTALLEGSVVVEFSVLPSSASATLDPAVVNTALSKISASELFRMLSSGNGGDFSPRLVVDCQPPPLVPNSPIALQVTVNDTFLEVTVEVPMLVCDCNNRGTCLWEESIVNGTDKYGLVQCNCEAAYDGVNCNEDANGCAGNPCFGNCIDVPAPQSGFTCAPCPAHLTGNGTTCIDRDECAEGTDNCAQNCTNVVNSFNCSCHAGFMVDSSNSSNCVNVNECTMNPNICAAGGSAAVCLDTEGSYMCSCRSGYQMDASGICVDIPDCNNRTICDNTTSLCQETPGSYECACKMGYSRPAGKSPQSPCTNTNECTISPPVCSVGSQCSDLVGSFQCDCLPGHSRISSTLCSVNTTSCANINCTTEGSVCNEHGSNPVTCDCPPNKVKQGNKCRAHYKFQQRLRDLFQLDFNNLNSPASQLFIANFKNLMRQLLAPINYADLIVTELRNGSVIVLYDLVMNETAPVVSQEQVLVVISQAIASGQFNTSLFDGAPASLTTHLDNMCPKKNITQLNLQALQNQAFTTSLTCQPSLVGINIDYCNLTNAGISPADLVIAGPGPLPANVDAACKPRILSLPDGKLTVTFLLFDILSCGVRTAMDQETITLSYDVRNMPPTTGVIQRYFDACITFNCTFNRTAQVDFSPIDPRIEKLALDAQSGAGRFDISMNLFRDENCTMPFQSIGANPPNVLVEEYIYFKASINRHNAHMVLQAPKCWATPTADPRSMQKYDIIQEGCASAMDKPNIKVVKNYETYYISAGVASFIWTNITDQRIYIHCEVDVCYNTSGSCSGPTCPSRRKRFVGQVNHPNSKLYSIGPLKIVSACDELEPQTCSQKCVVMNGKPRCSCMDGFYLSTDGRTCIFDGASLRNPVPIQSENFVSMNQILIFVLFMCVVCLIITRVRERKN is encoded by the exons ATGCGTTCGTATCTTCGTTTCATCTACTTTGTCTTCTGTCTTGTCAGCTTCTGGAAATGCGGAGCTTCACAAA GTTGCCCTGCTCTCACTATTCCAAACGGTTCGATAACCCCTGCTGGTCCATATGCTGCTGGTACTACAGCCAGAGTTGATTGCAACAGAGGTTTTGTCAGAAACGGTAGTGCAATCATGACTTGTCCAGCAAATGGCCAATGGACAACTATAACCAATTGTCAAG TTCCCTTCGGCTGCCCTGCTCCAAATATTACAAATGGAGCACTCGTACCTGCCTTAGCTTCATATGACGCATTTGCAAGAGTTACATTTACTTGTAATACTGGGTTTACTTTAGTTGGTAGCAATGCTGCCCTTTGTGCAAATGGGCAATGGAGCTCACAACCTCCTCAGTGCAGAAGGG TTTTAGAATGCCCTGCTCTCACCATTCCAAACGGTTCAATAACCCCTGCTGGTCCATATGCTGCTGGAACTACAGCCACAGTTGATTGCAACAGAGGTTTTGTTAGAAACGGTAGTGCAATCATGACTTGTCCAACAGATGGCAAATGGAAAACTATAACCAATTGTCAAG TTCCCTTCGGCTGCCCTGCTCCAAGTATTACAAATGGAGCACTCGTACCTGCCTTAGCTTCATATGACGCATTTGCAAGGGTTACATTTACTTGTAATAGTGGGTTTACTTTAGTTGGTAACAGTGTTGCTGTCTGTGCAAATGGGCAATGGAGCTCACAATCTCCTGAGTGCAGAAGCG AAACACCAGGTTGTCCACCTCTGCCCGCACTTGCCAATGGACAAACTACTCCCAGTACACCAAGCACCAGCGTTGGATCTACAGTCAGCTTTTCATGCAGTCCTGGTTATTTACTTAATGGAACACGACATTTGAGCTGTATGGCCAATAACATGTGGTCAGCAGCCCCACCTACttgtgaaaaat TTTGTATAATGCCACCACCTGTTACCAATGGCCAGgtaatattgaaaaatattactcATAGTCCTGTTGGCTCAGTCGCAGTTTACATTTGTGGAAATGGCTTTGTACTTAGTAGCCCCAGTGCTTTAACCTGCTTGCCTTCTGGACGGTGGAGTCCCTCATCTACCCAAACACGTTGTCAACCAG ATCCACAATGTGCATCAAGCCCATGTTTAAATGGAGGAACTTGTCGAAATGTTACTTTAAATACTGGACTTGGTAACTTCAAATGTAGTTGTACAAGTGGAAGGGTGGGAACTAAATGCCAAGCTTCTGCAA gTTCTGCCCAAACCCACCAGATAGTATTACCCGGCAACTATAAACCTGAATACGCCAACACAAGTTCAAATGAATTTCAATTAACCAGTAATACTATAAAATTGGTTTTAACACTATTTTTCACTACGCAAGGTCTTGATGTTGACATTGTGGTTACTGCTCTTTTAGAAGGATCAGTTGTTGTCGA attttctgttttaccaTCTTCCGCAAGTGCCACATTGGATCCAGCAGTAGTAAACACTGCTTTGAGCAAGATTTCTGCAAGTGAATTATTTAGAATGTTATCCAGCGGCAATGGCGGAGACTTTTCCCCCAGACTAG TCGTTGATTGCCAGCCACCTCCACTTGTCCCAAACAGT CCAATCGCCCTTCAAGTAACAGTGAATGATACCTTCCTGGAAGTCACTGTAGAAGTACCAATGCTTGTGTGTGACTGCAACAATCGTGGAACTTGCCTTTGGGAAGAAAGCATTGTAAATGGAACTGACAAATATGGT CTTGTTCAATGCAACTGTGAAGCAGCATATGATGGGGTGAATTGTAACGAGGATGCCAATGGTTGTGCAGGTAACCCATGTTTCGGGAATTGCATAGATGTCCCGGCTCCACAATCTGGATTCACCTGTGCCCCGTGCCCTGCTCATTTAACTG gCAATGGAACAACATGTATTGACCGGGATGAGTGTGCAGAGGGAACAGACAACTGTGCTCAGAATTGCACCAATGTGGTCAACTCATTTAATTGCTCCTGTCATGCTGGTTTCATGGTAGACAGTTCAAACTCATCAAACTGCGTcaatgtaaatgaatgtacAATGAATCCTAACATCTGTGCAGCTGGTGGATCAGCAGCTGTTTGTTTGGACACTGAAGGATCATATAT GTGTTCTTGCCGGTCTGGTTATCAAATGGATGCTTCAGGTATTTGTGTTGATATTCCTGATTGCAACAACAGAACCATATGTGATAATACAACATCACTATGCCAAGAAACACCAGGGTCTTATGAATGCGCTTGCAAAATGGGATATTCAAG ACCGGCCGGCAAGTCCCCGCAAAGTCCATGTACCAACACCAATGAGTGCACCATCTCTCCCCCTGTGTGCTCAGTTGGTTCTCAATGCTCAGATTTGGTTGGCTCTTTCCAATGCGACTGCTT ACCTGGCCACAGTAGGATCAGTTCAACACTGTGTTCTGTCAATACAACAAGTTGTGCAAACATTAATTGCACAACAGAAGGTTCTGTTTGCAATGAACATGGCAGTAACCCTGTTACATGTGATTGTCCACCAAACAAAGTGAAACAAGGAAACAAATGTCGTG CTCACTACAAGTTCCAGCAAAGATTGAGAGATCTGTTCCAACTTGATTTCAACAACTTAAACAGTCCAGCATCTCAACTCTTTATTGCTAACTTCAAAAACCTAATGAGACAACTACTGGCCCCGATAAACTATGCAGACTTGATAGTGACAGAATTAAGAAATGGATccgttattgtttt GTATGATCTGGTAATGAATGAAACTGCCCCAGTGGTCTCACAAGAGCAAGTTTTGGTCGTGATCTCTCAAGCAATTGCAAGCGGTCAATTCAACACCTCACTTTTCGATGGAGCTCCAGCTTCTT tGACTACACATTTGGACAACATGTGCCCTAAGAAGAATATAACTCAACTGAACCTCCAGGCGTTGCAGAACCAAGCTTTTACCACAAGTCTAACATGCCAGCCTTCACTGGTTGgcataaa TATCGACTACTGCAACCTAACCAATGCTGGAATATCACCTGCTGACTTGGTTATAGCTGGACCTGGACCCCTTCCTGCAAATGTTGATGCTGCTTGCAAACCACGTATCTTATCTTTACCTGATGGCAAATTAACTGTTACCTTTTTGCTTTTCGACATTTTATCCTGCGGTGTGAGAACGGCA aTGGACCAAGAAACAATAACCTTGTCGTACGATGTCCGTAACATGCCACCCACCACAGGTGTCATCCAACGTTACTTTGATGCTTGCATCACTTTCAACTGCACCTTTAACAGGACTGCACAGGTTGATTTCAGCCCTATTGACCCACGAATTGA AAAACTTGCCCTTGATGCACAGAGTGGTGCCGGAAGATTTGATATTTCTATGAATTTGTTCCGTGATGAGAACTGCACCATGCCATTCCAAAGTATCGGTGCAAATCCTCCAAATGTATTGGTTGAAGAATACATTTATTTCAAGGCTTCCATCAATAGGCATAATGCACATATGGTGCTTCAG GCTCCAAAATGTTGGGCAACACCAACAGCCGACCCCCGTAGTATGCAAAAATATGACATTATTCAAGAAgg TTGTGCTTCTGCCATGGATAAGCCAAATATCAAGGTGGTAAAGAACTATGAGACGTATTACATCTCAGCTGGTGTGGCTTCCTTTATCTGGACCAATATTACAGATCAGAGAATTTACATTCACTGTGAAGTGGATGTCTGCTACAATACCTCAGGAAGCTGTTCTGGACCA ACCTGCCCCTCACGCAGAAAGCGTTTTGTTGGACAAGTGAATCATCCAAATTCTAAGCTGTATTCAATTGGGCCACTGAAAATTGTGTCCGCTTGCGATGAG CTTGAACCTCAAACTTGTTCACAAAAGTGTGTTGTGATGAATGGAAAGCCAAGATGTTCTTGTATGGACGGCTTCTACTTATCTACTGATGGCAGAACGTGCATTT ttGATGGAGCCAGTCTAAGAAATCCTGTCCCAATTCAAAGTGAAAACTTTGTGTCAATGAATCAAATCCTTATCTTCGTTCTCTTCAtgtgtgttgtttgtttaattatcaCTCGGGTACGGGAGAGAAAGAATTAA